Proteins from a genomic interval of Nasonia vitripennis strain AsymCx chromosome 3, Nvit_psr_1.1, whole genome shotgun sequence:
- the LOC100120771 gene encoding troponin I isoform X7, whose product MADDERKRIEDEKKRKQAETDRKRAEVRARLEEASKAKKAKKGFMTPDRKKKLRLLLRKKAAEELKKEQERKAAERRRIIEERCGKPKNVDDVNEAELKRICAQYHERVYICEGQKWDLEREVRKRDYEIADLNSQVNDLRGKFMKPTLKKVSKYENKFAKLQKKAAEFNFRNQLKQVKKKEFTLEEEDKEKKPEWSKKGEEKKVKEEEAAVEA is encoded by the exons ATGGCTGACGATGAG AGGAAGCGCATCGAGGAT gaaaagaagaggaagcaGGCTGAGACTGACAGGAAAAGGGCCGAAGTCCGTGCCCGTCTCGAAGAGGCGAGTAAGGCCAAGAAGGCAAAGAAGGGTTTCATGACACCTGACCGCAAGAAGAAGCTCAGG CTCTTGTTGCGTAAGAAAGCCGCAGAGGAATTGAAGAAGGAGCAGGAAAGGAAAGCTGCCGAGAGGAGGCGCATCATCGAAGAGCGATGCGGAAAGCCCAAGAACGTTGACGACGTTAATGAAG CCGAATTGAAGCGGATTTGTGCGCAGTATCATGAGCGCGTCTACATTTGTGAGGGTCAGAAGTGGGATTTGGAGCGTGAAGTTCGGAAAAGAGACTACGAG ATCGCAGATTTGAACAGCCAGGTTAACGACCTCCGAGGCAAATT CATGAAGCCAACACTGAAGAAGGTCTCCAAGTACGAGAACAAATTTGCTAAGCTTCAAAAGAAGGCAGCCGAATTCAACTTCCGTAACCAACTCAAGCAAGTTAAGAAGAAGGAATTCACCCTGGAGGAGGAAGACAAAGAG aaGAAACCCGAATGGTCGAAGAAGGGAGAAGAAAAGAAGgtaaaagaagaagaggctGCAGTTGAAGCATGA
- the LOC100120771 gene encoding troponin I isoform X17, producing MADDERKRIEDEKKRKQAETDRKRAEVRARLEEASKAKKAKKGFMTPDRKKKLRLLLRKKAAEELKKEQERKAAERRRIIEERCGKPKNVDDVNEAELKRICAQYHERVYICEGQKWDLEREVRKRDYEIADLNSQVNDLRGKFMKPTLKKVSKYENKFAKLQKKAAEFNFRNQLKQVKKKEFTLEEEDKEPKNKEKAEWQTKK from the exons ATGGCTGACGATGAG AGGAAGCGCATCGAGGAT gaaaagaagaggaagcaGGCTGAGACTGACAGGAAAAGGGCCGAAGTCCGTGCCCGTCTCGAAGAGGCGAGTAAGGCCAAGAAGGCAAAGAAGGGTTTCATGACACCTGACCGCAAGAAGAAGCTCAGG CTCTTGTTGCGTAAGAAAGCCGCAGAGGAATTGAAGAAGGAGCAGGAAAGGAAAGCTGCCGAGAGGAGGCGCATCATCGAAGAGCGATGCGGAAAGCCCAAGAACGTTGACGACGTTAATGAAG CCGAATTGAAGCGGATTTGTGCGCAGTATCATGAGCGCGTCTACATTTGTGAGGGTCAGAAGTGGGATTTGGAGCGTGAAGTTCGGAAAAGAGACTACGAG ATCGCAGATTTGAACAGCCAGGTTAACGACCTCCGAGGCAAATT CATGAAGCCAACACTGAAGAAGGTCTCCAAGTACGAGAACAAATTTGCTAAGCTTCAAAAGAAGGCAGCCGAATTCAACTTCCGTAACCAACTCAAGCAAGTTAAGAAGAAGGAATTCACCCTGGAGGAGGAAGACAAAGAG CCCAAGAACAAGGAGAAGGCAGAATGGCAGACGAAGAAGTAG
- the LOC100120771 gene encoding troponin I isoform X18, which produces MADDERKRIEDEKKRKQAETDRKRAEVRARLEEASKAKKAKKGFMTPDRKKKLRLLLRKKAAEELKKEQERKAAERRRIIEERCGKPKNVDDVNEETIKRVLREYHDRIAKLEDKKFDIEYIVKKKDFEIADLNSQVNDLRGKFMKPTLKKVSKYENKFAKLQKKAAEFNFRNQLKQVKKKEFTLEEEDKEPKNKEKAEWQTKK; this is translated from the exons ATGGCTGACGATGAG AGGAAGCGCATCGAGGAT gaaaagaagaggaagcaGGCTGAGACTGACAGGAAAAGGGCCGAAGTCCGTGCCCGTCTCGAAGAGGCGAGTAAGGCCAAGAAGGCAAAGAAGGGTTTCATGACACCTGACCGCAAGAAGAAGCTCAGG CTCTTGTTGCGTAAGAAAGCCGCAGAGGAATTGAAGAAGGAGCAGGAAAGGAAAGCTGCCGAGAGGAGGCGCATCATCGAAGAGCGATGCGGAAAGCCCAAGAACGTTGACGACGTTAATGAAG AGACAATCAAGCGGGTGCTGCGCGAGTACCATGATAGGATCGCCAAATTGGAGGATAAGAAATTCGACATCGAATATATTGTCAAGAAGAAAGATTTTGAG ATCGCAGATTTGAACAGCCAGGTTAACGACCTCCGAGGCAAATT CATGAAGCCAACACTGAAGAAGGTCTCCAAGTACGAGAACAAATTTGCTAAGCTTCAAAAGAAGGCAGCCGAATTCAACTTCCGTAACCAACTCAAGCAAGTTAAGAAGAAGGAATTCACCCTGGAGGAGGAAGACAAAGAG CCCAAGAACAAGGAGAAGGCAGAATGGCAGACGAAGAAGTAG
- the LOC100120771 gene encoding troponin I isoform X19, which yields MADDERKRIEDEKKRKQAETDRKRAEVRARLEEASKAKKAKKGFMTPDRKKKLRLLLRKKAAEELKKEQERKAAERRRIIEERCGKPKNVDDVNEAELQTICNAYWQRMYELEGDKWDLERKSRMKDFEIADLNSQVNDLRGKFMKPTLKKVSKYENKFAKLQKKAAEFNFRNQLKQVKKKEFTLEEEDKEPKNKEKAEWQTKK from the exons ATGGCTGACGATGAG AGGAAGCGCATCGAGGAT gaaaagaagaggaagcaGGCTGAGACTGACAGGAAAAGGGCCGAAGTCCGTGCCCGTCTCGAAGAGGCGAGTAAGGCCAAGAAGGCAAAGAAGGGTTTCATGACACCTGACCGCAAGAAGAAGCTCAGG CTCTTGTTGCGTAAGAAAGCCGCAGAGGAATTGAAGAAGGAGCAGGAAAGGAAAGCTGCCGAGAGGAGGCGCATCATCGAAGAGCGATGCGGAAAGCCCAAGAACGTTGACGACGTTAATGAAG ccgAGCTGCAGACGATTTGTAACGCCTACTGGCAAAGAATGTACGAACTCGAGGGCGATAAGTGGGATCTTGAGCGGAAAAGTAGAATGAAAGATTTTGAG ATCGCAGATTTGAACAGCCAGGTTAACGACCTCCGAGGCAAATT CATGAAGCCAACACTGAAGAAGGTCTCCAAGTACGAGAACAAATTTGCTAAGCTTCAAAAGAAGGCAGCCGAATTCAACTTCCGTAACCAACTCAAGCAAGTTAAGAAGAAGGAATTCACCCTGGAGGAGGAAGACAAAGAG CCCAAGAACAAGGAGAAGGCAGAATGGCAGACGAAGAAGTAG
- the LOC100120771 gene encoding troponin I isoform X20, translating into MADDERKRIEDEKKRKQAETDRKRAEVRARLEEASKAKKAKKGFMTPDRKKKLRLLLRKKAAEELKKEQERKAAERRRIIEERCGKPKNVDDVNEATVKSIVNQYHKRISALEEQKYDLEYEVAKKDFEIADLNSQVNDLRGKFMKPTLKKVSKYENKFAKLQKKAAEFNFRNQLKQVKKKEFTLEEEDKEPKNKEKAEWQTKK; encoded by the exons ATGGCTGACGATGAG AGGAAGCGCATCGAGGAT gaaaagaagaggaagcaGGCTGAGACTGACAGGAAAAGGGCCGAAGTCCGTGCCCGTCTCGAAGAGGCGAGTAAGGCCAAGAAGGCAAAGAAGGGTTTCATGACACCTGACCGCAAGAAGAAGCTCAGG CTCTTGTTGCGTAAGAAAGCCGCAGAGGAATTGAAGAAGGAGCAGGAAAGGAAAGCTGCCGAGAGGAGGCGCATCATCGAAGAGCGATGCGGAAAGCCCAAGAACGTTGACGACGTTAATGAAG CGACCGTGAAATCAATTGTAAACCAGTATCATAAGAGGATCAGCGCTCTCGAGGAACAGAAGTACGACCTTGAGTATGAAGTGGCTAAAAAGGATTTTGAG ATCGCAGATTTGAACAGCCAGGTTAACGACCTCCGAGGCAAATT CATGAAGCCAACACTGAAGAAGGTCTCCAAGTACGAGAACAAATTTGCTAAGCTTCAAAAGAAGGCAGCCGAATTCAACTTCCGTAACCAACTCAAGCAAGTTAAGAAGAAGGAATTCACCCTGGAGGAGGAAGACAAAGAG CCCAAGAACAAGGAGAAGGCAGAATGGCAGACGAAGAAGTAG
- the LOC100120771 gene encoding troponin I isoform X22 translates to MADDEEKKRKQAETDRKRAEVRARLEEASKAKKAKKGFMTPDRKKKLRLLLRKKAAEELKKEQERKAAERRRIIEERCGKPKNVDDVNEETIKRVLREYHDRIAKLEDKKFDIEYIVKKKDFEIADLNSQVNDLRGKFMKPTLKKVSKYENKFAKLQKKAAEFNFRNQLKQVKKKEFTLEEEDKEPKNKEKAEWQTKK, encoded by the exons ATGGCTGACGATGAG gaaaagaagaggaagcaGGCTGAGACTGACAGGAAAAGGGCCGAAGTCCGTGCCCGTCTCGAAGAGGCGAGTAAGGCCAAGAAGGCAAAGAAGGGTTTCATGACACCTGACCGCAAGAAGAAGCTCAGG CTCTTGTTGCGTAAGAAAGCCGCAGAGGAATTGAAGAAGGAGCAGGAAAGGAAAGCTGCCGAGAGGAGGCGCATCATCGAAGAGCGATGCGGAAAGCCCAAGAACGTTGACGACGTTAATGAAG AGACAATCAAGCGGGTGCTGCGCGAGTACCATGATAGGATCGCCAAATTGGAGGATAAGAAATTCGACATCGAATATATTGTCAAGAAGAAAGATTTTGAG ATCGCAGATTTGAACAGCCAGGTTAACGACCTCCGAGGCAAATT CATGAAGCCAACACTGAAGAAGGTCTCCAAGTACGAGAACAAATTTGCTAAGCTTCAAAAGAAGGCAGCCGAATTCAACTTCCGTAACCAACTCAAGCAAGTTAAGAAGAAGGAATTCACCCTGGAGGAGGAAGACAAAGAG CCCAAGAACAAGGAGAAGGCAGAATGGCAGACGAAGAAGTAG
- the LOC100120771 gene encoding troponin I isoform X21, with translation MADDEEKKRKQAETDRKRAEVRARLEEASKAKKAKKGFMTPDRKKKLRLLLRKKAAEELKKEQERKAAERRRIIEERCGKPKNVDDVNEAELKRICAQYHERVYICEGQKWDLEREVRKRDYEIADLNSQVNDLRGKFMKPTLKKVSKYENKFAKLQKKAAEFNFRNQLKQVKKKEFTLEEEDKEPKNKEKAEWQTKK, from the exons ATGGCTGACGATGAG gaaaagaagaggaagcaGGCTGAGACTGACAGGAAAAGGGCCGAAGTCCGTGCCCGTCTCGAAGAGGCGAGTAAGGCCAAGAAGGCAAAGAAGGGTTTCATGACACCTGACCGCAAGAAGAAGCTCAGG CTCTTGTTGCGTAAGAAAGCCGCAGAGGAATTGAAGAAGGAGCAGGAAAGGAAAGCTGCCGAGAGGAGGCGCATCATCGAAGAGCGATGCGGAAAGCCCAAGAACGTTGACGACGTTAATGAAG CCGAATTGAAGCGGATTTGTGCGCAGTATCATGAGCGCGTCTACATTTGTGAGGGTCAGAAGTGGGATTTGGAGCGTGAAGTTCGGAAAAGAGACTACGAG ATCGCAGATTTGAACAGCCAGGTTAACGACCTCCGAGGCAAATT CATGAAGCCAACACTGAAGAAGGTCTCCAAGTACGAGAACAAATTTGCTAAGCTTCAAAAGAAGGCAGCCGAATTCAACTTCCGTAACCAACTCAAGCAAGTTAAGAAGAAGGAATTCACCCTGGAGGAGGAAGACAAAGAG CCCAAGAACAAGGAGAAGGCAGAATGGCAGACGAAGAAGTAG
- the LOC100120771 gene encoding troponin I isoform X23: MADDEEKKRKQAETDRKRAEVRARLEEASKAKKAKKGFMTPDRKKKLRLLLRKKAAEELKKEQERKAAERRRIIEERCGKPKNVDDVNEAELQTICNAYWQRMYELEGDKWDLERKSRMKDFEIADLNSQVNDLRGKFMKPTLKKVSKYENKFAKLQKKAAEFNFRNQLKQVKKKEFTLEEEDKEPKNKEKAEWQTKK, translated from the exons ATGGCTGACGATGAG gaaaagaagaggaagcaGGCTGAGACTGACAGGAAAAGGGCCGAAGTCCGTGCCCGTCTCGAAGAGGCGAGTAAGGCCAAGAAGGCAAAGAAGGGTTTCATGACACCTGACCGCAAGAAGAAGCTCAGG CTCTTGTTGCGTAAGAAAGCCGCAGAGGAATTGAAGAAGGAGCAGGAAAGGAAAGCTGCCGAGAGGAGGCGCATCATCGAAGAGCGATGCGGAAAGCCCAAGAACGTTGACGACGTTAATGAAG ccgAGCTGCAGACGATTTGTAACGCCTACTGGCAAAGAATGTACGAACTCGAGGGCGATAAGTGGGATCTTGAGCGGAAAAGTAGAATGAAAGATTTTGAG ATCGCAGATTTGAACAGCCAGGTTAACGACCTCCGAGGCAAATT CATGAAGCCAACACTGAAGAAGGTCTCCAAGTACGAGAACAAATTTGCTAAGCTTCAAAAGAAGGCAGCCGAATTCAACTTCCGTAACCAACTCAAGCAAGTTAAGAAGAAGGAATTCACCCTGGAGGAGGAAGACAAAGAG CCCAAGAACAAGGAGAAGGCAGAATGGCAGACGAAGAAGTAG
- the LOC100120771 gene encoding troponin I isoform X24, whose product MADDEEKKRKQAETDRKRAEVRARLEEASKAKKAKKGFMTPDRKKKLRLLLRKKAAEELKKEQERKAAERRRIIEERCGKPKNVDDVNEATVKSIVNQYHKRISALEEQKYDLEYEVAKKDFEIADLNSQVNDLRGKFMKPTLKKVSKYENKFAKLQKKAAEFNFRNQLKQVKKKEFTLEEEDKEPKNKEKAEWQTKK is encoded by the exons ATGGCTGACGATGAG gaaaagaagaggaagcaGGCTGAGACTGACAGGAAAAGGGCCGAAGTCCGTGCCCGTCTCGAAGAGGCGAGTAAGGCCAAGAAGGCAAAGAAGGGTTTCATGACACCTGACCGCAAGAAGAAGCTCAGG CTCTTGTTGCGTAAGAAAGCCGCAGAGGAATTGAAGAAGGAGCAGGAAAGGAAAGCTGCCGAGAGGAGGCGCATCATCGAAGAGCGATGCGGAAAGCCCAAGAACGTTGACGACGTTAATGAAG CGACCGTGAAATCAATTGTAAACCAGTATCATAAGAGGATCAGCGCTCTCGAGGAACAGAAGTACGACCTTGAGTATGAAGTGGCTAAAAAGGATTTTGAG ATCGCAGATTTGAACAGCCAGGTTAACGACCTCCGAGGCAAATT CATGAAGCCAACACTGAAGAAGGTCTCCAAGTACGAGAACAAATTTGCTAAGCTTCAAAAGAAGGCAGCCGAATTCAACTTCCGTAACCAACTCAAGCAAGTTAAGAAGAAGGAATTCACCCTGGAGGAGGAAGACAAAGAG CCCAAGAACAAGGAGAAGGCAGAATGGCAGACGAAGAAGTAG